The DNA segment TGGAACCAGAGTGTCGATGTGAACGTGCTTGCCAACGATACGGATAGCGATGGGGATAGTTTGAGCGTCACTCAAGTGATTAGTGAGTTTGGCACTGTCACAGTGTTAGCGGATCAACGGCTCAGTTACATGCCGGCGGCAGACTTCATCGGTACCGATGTGTTGGTGTATAGCATTACCGATGGCAAGGGCGGTACGGCAAGTAGTGAGTTGACGATAGTGGTGAATGGCAACACAGCCCCTGTGACTGTCGATGACAGCGCCGCCACCGATGATCGCACCAGCTTGCTTATCGACGTGCTGAGTAATGACACAGATGTGGATGGTAATACGTTGACCCTGTTAAGTGCGACGGCTCAACAAGGCACTGTGACTATCGAAGCGAATAAACTGCGCTATATCCCTAAAACAGGATTCGATGGCGTGGATACTGTGACCTATAGGATTAGCGACGGCCAAGGTGGTGAAGCGACGGGGCAAGTGCTTATCACAGTGAAAGCCTATCAAGAGGTCATTATCGATAATAAGTCAGGAGGTGGCAGTATGACCTTATGGGCGTTGGCATTCATCTTAGCGTGCGCCATGTTGCGCCGCCGAGAGTTACAGCGATTTGCTTTAGGCAGCCTGTTATTGCTCAGTGTGACGCAACAGGCGCAGGCAACAGACTGGTATGTTGAGGGTTTTATCGGCCAAGCGCAGGCCGATAAAACCCTGCCTGAGTTGAACGTCCAAGTTGGAGAGGGACAACTCCTCAACGTCGATGACTCGGATACCGCATTTGGGGTGAGTCTGGGTTATCAGTGGACGCCGACCGCAGCGTTAGAACTGGGCTATGCCGACTTTGGTGAAGGAAGCGCGAGAATTAAGGGCTCAACCTTAACGCCGGAGCAATACCATGAGTTGGTGAAAACCGTCACCCCAGTGCTTGCCGATGGGGTCATGTTGGGCCTGAGATTTACCCTGCTGCAGCATCAAGGTTGGCGCTTTGAAGTACCCGTTGGCTTGTTCCATTGGCAAGCCGATATCAGCAGTACCATGGGCAATACCACGATCAAGACCGATTTAGATGGTACTGATTGGTATGCGGGAGTGCGTTTTAGTTACCAATTCAGTGATGCTTGGTCCGTGGGGTTAGGTTATCAATACATAGATATCGAGCCGAATGATCTATTGAGTTATCAGCTCAATCTGCGCTATCAGTTTTAAATGATGTCGACATAAAAAGGGGCTTAGCCCCTTTTTTGTTGGTGATTTTTCGCGGTAAAAAGCGAAAAGTTTTAACCGTTTCTCCTTTGTCTTGGCTGAGTATGTGATTTAAATCCCATGGCTTGGATGGTGGTCTTTGGAATAGCCGCACTAAATTCAGGTTGTAGATTAAAGACAGGATAGTAAGATTGTCACTTATCCTAGTTAGTTTGTTGCTATTTTTATCCAGGGGCAGTTATGTCGCAGCGGCACCATAAGCCGGAAATCTTACATACCGAAGTTGTCGCTAAGAGCCGCTTGTTTCAAATTGAACAGGTTCATCTTAAATTCTCCAACGGTGTCGAGCGCCAGTATGAGCGGATGAAGGGTGGTAGCCGAGGCGCTGTGATGGTGGTGCCCATTCATCAAGGCAACATGCTGTTAGCCCGTGAATATGCCGCTGGAACAGATAATTACGAGCTAGGTTTTCCTAAGGGATTAATCGACTCTGGTGAGCAAGCTATCGAAGCGGCCAATCGAGAATTACAGGAAGAGATCGGTTTTGGGGCGCGTAAACTGACACTGTTGAAAGAACTTAGTCTTGCGCCGGGTTATTTCTCTAGCAAGATGCAAATTTTTATTGCAGAAGATCTATATGAAAGCCGCCTCGAAGGCGACGAGCCAGAACCCATAGATGTGGTGCCTTGGGCGTTGGCCGAGTGGGAAGCGTTACTCGATAATAGCGATTTTTCCGAATCTCGTAGTGTGAGCGCATTGTTTTTAGCGCAGAAACACCTACAACTTAAATAATCTTTTTCGTTAAAGCGTTCAGCAACTGAGTGCTTGTAAATCATTCGCGAAGTTTGCGATTGGAGTGGTTATGAAGCCAGAAGAGTTAATCGACGAGGTGATTGCGATAGCAACGGATGCGGGTCGCACTATTCGTGAGATTTACCTCAAGGGTAATTTTGAACGAGAAACCAAGTCTGATAATACCCCTGTCACCTCGGCGGACTTAGCGGCAAATAAGCTGATCTGTGAACGCTTAGCCGCATTGACGCCCGATATTCCTATCTTGTCCGAAGAGGCTGCCGATATTCCCCTAAGCGTGCGCGAAGGCTGGAAACGTTATTGGTTAGTCGACCCTCTCGATGGCACGGGGGAGTTTATTGCTGGTAGTGGTGACTTTTCGGTAATCATCGCGCTGGTGGAACACAACCGCCCTGTCATGGGTGTGGTCTATGTGCCAATGACGCAGGTGTGTTATTACGCCATTGCGGGCTTAGGTGCCTATAAACGCACCGATAAGCAGGAAGTGCGCATCAGTAGTCGGCAAATTCAGCACCGTGAGCAAGTTTCCCTAAGGTTAGCTGTGAGTCGTCGTCAGGATCCCCAATCTGTGTTGACCCTGTTTAATCAGCCTAAGCATTGTGAGCTGGTGGTCATGGGCGGCGCAGCATTGAAGAGTTGTCTGGTTGCCGAAGGACGCGCCGATTGTTATGTGCGAGTCGGGCCGACGGGGGAGTGGGACACCGGCGCCGCACAGATCATTATTGAGGAAGCGGGTGGCCAGCTCATGGATACCGAACTGCAACCTTTAACCTATAACGAGCGTGAGACGCTTGAAAATCCTAACTTTATTGTTGTTGGTGCACCCAATTTAGAGTGGGATAAAATTTTAATTGGTGAATAGTTTTACATGCAGTCTATCCGTCCAGTATTAAAGTCAGAGTTAGCCGACGTTTTTCAACTCGAGCAGGCTATCTTTGGCGACCATTGTTATCCCGATTTTTTCTTCCGCCAAGGGTTTGATTGTTGGCCCGAGCAGTTTCTGGTTGCCGTAGATGATGGCGGAGAGATTTTAGGCTATTTGCTCTGCGCTCAAAGTGGCGACCCTGCCTGTATGTGGATCCTCTCCGTGGCGGTGAGTGAGCAAGCCCGCGGGCGAGGCATTGGTAAACAATTAATCCAACAATGTTTAACCCAACTACCGTCTCAGGTTAAGCGGGTGGATTTAACCGTCGATCCCCATAATCCTGCCCATGGTTTATATCAGCGTTTAGGATTTGTCGATACCGCCTTCGAAACGGACTATTTTGGCGCCGGGGCCGATAGAGTCGTTATGAGTTATCACTGCTGCTAGGTAAAAGTTCAACCTGGAAATGGCGCCCTCGATTGAGGGCGCCATTTTTTATGCGTTGAAAGTTAAATTCCTTCCAAGGTTCCCATCGAGCGATTACCTGAGAATTAGCCCATCTTCCCTCATTTTTATGCCTTTTATTTCATACTGTACGCAAAATAAACTTATTTTGAACGTTGTTTTTTATTTTTGAGGCTGTTAATCTCACTGCATTCAACAGGGAGTGAGACCTATGGCGAGACGCAAAGAACATAGTCATGATGAGATTCGTGCTATGGCAATAGAAGCGGCAATGGCATTGCTGCAACAGCAAGGGACACAAGAACTGAGTTTACGTAAGATTGCTAGCCAGATTGGCTATGTGCCGAGTACCTTAATCAATATCTTTGGTAGCTATAACTACCTGCTGTTAGCCGTTTCTGAGGCAACGTTGCAGGCGCTGATGCATGAGCTCTCCGAGGTAAGTGCAGAGAATAGTCGCAATCAAATCATCAGCATGGCGCAAAAATACGCTGAGTTTGCCCATGCACAGCGCCAATGTTTTAAGTTGGTATTTGAACTGCAGCTACTCGACTCCGAGCCTTTGCCCGAATCCCAAGGCCAGCTTATCGCAGGTTTATTCAGGTTAATTGAGCGTGAGTTAGCCCTGTTGTTCCCCCATAAGACTGCTGAGCAGCAACTTCAAATGAGCCGAGTACTCTGGGGCGGCATCCACGGCCTCACGGCATTATCACTGGATAATAAATTGTTTGCCGATACGGCATCTTTACCCGCTTTGCTAGAGAGTCATGTGACAGGGTATTTACAGGGAATGGGTTATCAGAGGGAAGCATCATGCTGCTAACAAAACGTTTTTTACCGTACTTTGCTACCCAATGCCTTGGGGCTCTTAACGACAATATTTATAAAAATGTGTTGTTACTGCTGGTTACCTTCAGCCAAGTCAACGACTTACCTATTAGTGTCGACATGTTTGTCAATTTGGCTGCAGGGGTCTTTATCCTGCCGTTTTTCCTATTTTCGGCCCATGCAGGCGTGGTGGCCGACTATATCGATAAAGCCAAACTTATCCGTCGCTTAAAATTGCTCGAAGTCATCATTATGTTCAGCGCCGCCGCGGCCATCGTGAGCGAAAATTACATGATGATGTTATTACTGCTGTTTTTAACCGGTAGTCAGTCGGCCTATTTTGGCCCGGTCAAGTATTCCCTCTTACCTCAAGCCTTAAAAGAAGATGAGTTAGTCACGGGCAATGCCTGGGTTGAGATGGGGACGTTTTTGTCTATCTTGATTGGTACCTTGAGTGCCGGGATTTTGGTGTCTGAAAACAATGCCACCCTATGGTCGGCCATCACAGTCGCGGCCCTTGCCTTGGCGGGGTATTTATCTAGCCGCGCGATCCCTGCTTTACCGCCGCAGGGCACAGTTCAGAAAATTCAATTTCGCCCATTATCAGGTACTTGGCGCACCATTAAGAAGGCGCGTCAAACGCCTTCGATTTGGATGGCCATCCTCGCCATTAGCTGGTTCTGGTTTTTGGGGGCGACATATCTGACCCAATTCCCTAACTTTGCCAAGCTGCACCTGCACTCTGGCGCAACTGTGGTGTCGCTGCTACTGGGGATGTTTTCTATCGGGATTGCTGTGGGCTCCTTTGTCTGTGAGCGTTTTTCCTTTGGCCATGTGGAGCTAGGTTTGCTGCCCTTTGGGGTGCTCGGGTTAACTGTGTTTGGTGTGGACTTGCTCTGGGCGATTCCGCCCGCACCTGCAGATGCGCAGTTTGTGTATGGCTTACACTCCTTTATTGCCGAGCAGAAGCATTATCGAGTGATGCTGGACTTCTTTATGATTGGGGTCAGCGGTGGTTTGTTTATCGTGCCTCTGTATGCCTTTATTCAGGCGCGCTCCGCTAAGGGAGAATGTGCGCAAGCGATTGCTGCGAATAACATTATGAACTCGCTCTTTATGGTGGCGTCGGCGTTGTTGTCTATGCTGCTACTCGGGGTGGCTGGCTGGAGTATTCCACAGTTGTTCCTGCTGCTTGCGGTGATGAACTTTGTGGTTGCGCTTTACGTGTATTCGCAAGTGCCTGAGTTTACTCAACGATTTATCAGTTACTTACTCAGTCATGTGATGTATCGCGTGACTGTGACTGGGCGAGAAAAGATCCCCAAAGAAGGTGCAGGTATCATAGTCTGTAACCATGTGAGCTATGTGGATGCGTTGATCATTATGGGGGCGTCGACCCGGCCGATTCGTTTCGTGATGGATAAATCTATCAGTGAAATCCCTGTGCTGAAATACCTGTTCCGCCATGCTGGGGTGATCCCGATTTGTTCGCCGCGCCAGAGTGAGGCGACTTACAATCAAGCCTTTGAATCAATTCATGAGGCGTTAGCGAATGGCGAGTTGGTATGTATCTTCCCCGAAGGTCGTTTAACCCCCGATGGTGAACTCGGCGAGTTTCGTCCCGGTATCGATAAAATCTTGGCCCGCGATCCTGTGCCCGTAATCCCTATGGCGCTCAATGGCCTGTGGGGTTCTTACTTTAGTCATAAGGACGGCCATGCATTGACTACTATACCGAAACGCTTCTGGTCCAAGGTATCAGTGGATATTGAGAGCCCTATTCTGGGAGCGTCCACTAGTCGCGCAAATCTACGGCAGCAAGTTGTAAACCTACTTGCTTTACGAAATTGAGATATGGTGTAATCCTTCAGTTAAAAAGTTACATATAAATAACAATTTAAGTGTTGGAGTTTGGTCATGAAAAAGGGATGCTATATAGGCGCTTTGGTACTTGTGCTAAGTGGGTGTGGAGGGGCTGGTGATTCAAACTCTGATGACTCCGATGGAGGAAATCCTATATCACCTCGACTCACAATGGATGTCGAGAGCACAGCGTCAATGTGTAATATAAGAGAAAAGAAAGCAGGTGTTGATGTG comes from the Shewanella mangrovisoli genome and includes:
- the nudE gene encoding ADP compounds hydrolase NudE — its product is MSQRHHKPEILHTEVVAKSRLFQIEQVHLKFSNGVERQYERMKGGSRGAVMVVPIHQGNMLLAREYAAGTDNYELGFPKGLIDSGEQAIEAANRELQEEIGFGARKLTLLKELSLAPGYFSSKMQIFIAEDLYESRLEGDEPEPIDVVPWALAEWEALLDNSDFSESRSVSALFLAQKHLQLK
- the cysQ gene encoding 3'(2'),5'-bisphosphate nucleotidase CysQ, whose product is MKPEELIDEVIAIATDAGRTIREIYLKGNFERETKSDNTPVTSADLAANKLICERLAALTPDIPILSEEAADIPLSVREGWKRYWLVDPLDGTGEFIAGSGDFSVIIALVEHNRPVMGVVYVPMTQVCYYAIAGLGAYKRTDKQEVRISSRQIQHREQVSLRLAVSRRQDPQSVLTLFNQPKHCELVVMGGAALKSCLVAEGRADCYVRVGPTGEWDTGAAQIIIEEAGGQLMDTELQPLTYNERETLENPNFIVVGAPNLEWDKILIGE
- a CDS encoding GNAT family N-acetyltransferase, whose amino-acid sequence is MQSIRPVLKSELADVFQLEQAIFGDHCYPDFFFRQGFDCWPEQFLVAVDDGGEILGYLLCAQSGDPACMWILSVAVSEQARGRGIGKQLIQQCLTQLPSQVKRVDLTVDPHNPAHGLYQRLGFVDTAFETDYFGAGADRVVMSYHCC
- a CDS encoding TetR/AcrR family transcriptional regulator; protein product: MARRKEHSHDEIRAMAIEAAMALLQQQGTQELSLRKIASQIGYVPSTLINIFGSYNYLLLAVSEATLQALMHELSEVSAENSRNQIISMAQKYAEFAHAQRQCFKLVFELQLLDSEPLPESQGQLIAGLFRLIERELALLFPHKTAEQQLQMSRVLWGGIHGLTALSLDNKLFADTASLPALLESHVTGYLQGMGYQREASCC
- a CDS encoding MFS transporter, which encodes MLLTKRFLPYFATQCLGALNDNIYKNVLLLLVTFSQVNDLPISVDMFVNLAAGVFILPFFLFSAHAGVVADYIDKAKLIRRLKLLEVIIMFSAAAAIVSENYMMMLLLLFLTGSQSAYFGPVKYSLLPQALKEDELVTGNAWVEMGTFLSILIGTLSAGILVSENNATLWSAITVAALALAGYLSSRAIPALPPQGTVQKIQFRPLSGTWRTIKKARQTPSIWMAILAISWFWFLGATYLTQFPNFAKLHLHSGATVVSLLLGMFSIGIAVGSFVCERFSFGHVELGLLPFGVLGLTVFGVDLLWAIPPAPADAQFVYGLHSFIAEQKHYRVMLDFFMIGVSGGLFIVPLYAFIQARSAKGECAQAIAANNIMNSLFMVASALLSMLLLGVAGWSIPQLFLLLAVMNFVVALYVYSQVPEFTQRFISYLLSHVMYRVTVTGREKIPKEGAGIIVCNHVSYVDALIIMGASTRPIRFVMDKSISEIPVLKYLFRHAGVIPICSPRQSEATYNQAFESIHEALANGELVCIFPEGRLTPDGELGEFRPGIDKILARDPVPVIPMALNGLWGSYFSHKDGHALTTIPKRFWSKVSVDIESPILGASTSRANLRQQVVNLLALRN